The following is a genomic window from Candidatus Poribacteria bacterium.
CGCCGTCTGGGGCAATCAGATCGTTGACAAATTTTTTGTGCGTCCAGATATAGAGAAAATCTTTGCTTATCGCTCGGAACAGCTGGAGAGGATCTTCGACAAGACCAACGCTTCATCCGGAAAATAGAAATCTACCGTACAGACAGATTCTGCCATAGTAATGCATCACCCGTTCCACATAAGCCCGCGTCCTATTCGCACCCTCAAAATAGCCGTGTGGTGGTATACCGCTTTCCCACACTTCTTCATGTATATCCACATGCTGTTGCGTCAGTTGACTGAGTGCTATGCTCACAGGAGCCCACAGAGATGGGTCCGCACCATCACGATGACGGACGAGTGCCTGCGCGTCGCGAACCCGTCCTAGTCCTCCGTTGTAACTCGCTAATACCAATCGGTCTCGATCCTCGTCAGGACTCTCAGGAAAGGCATGATATAACGTATGCAGATAGCGCGCTGCACCCGCAATGTTTTGTTCCGCATCAAATGGGTCTTCGACACCGAGTTCTTCTGCAGTCGTTGGCATCAGTTGTGTCAATCCGAGTGCACCCACTGAACTCACCGCCTTTTCGTTGAACCCAGATTCCTGCACAATCAGCGCACAAACCAGCCGAGCGTCCAACGATTCTTTGACGGCATATTTCTGGATCAGTCCCTTGTATTCAAAAATTTTTGGTGTAAGCGCGAGCAGACGCACGTCAGGGGGGAAACCGTTGATAATCCCACTGATTAGGAAAATCACAATAAACGTTGCAATAATGAGAAGAACTGTCCGTTTGCGAATCATTTTTGGCTAATGGCTTTTGGCTAATGGAAACCTTTGGCAAGGAAAAGAGTCGTTCCGTGACGCTCGCGTCTTTGCCAATCGCCCTTAAAAAAGATAACCTATATCAAATATAAACCTATGCGCTTGATCCGTTTGCCCCTT
Proteins encoded in this region:
- a CDS encoding transglycosylase SLT domain-containing protein yields the protein MIRKRTVLLIIATFIVIFLISGIINGFPPDVRLLALTPKIFEYKGLIQKYAVKESLDARLVCALIVQESGFNEKAVSSVGALGLTQLMPTTAEELGVEDPFDAEQNIAGAARYLHTLYHAFPESPDEDRDRLVLASYNGGLGRVRDAQALVRHRDGADPSLWAPVSIALSQLTQQHVDIHEEVWESGIPPHGYFEGANRTRAYVERVMHYYGRICLYGRFLFSG